Proteins from one Pseudomonadota bacterium genomic window:
- a CDS encoding metalloregulator ArsR/SmtB family transcription factor, with the protein MLRAAGDPARLGILELLLAGEYQVTDIALLTHSEMSTTSQRLRVLLNEDLVTRRRDGRDMFYRLADCHVETLLRNVLDHADPAVTLDDDP; encoded by the coding sequence ATGCTGCGGGCCGCCGGTGACCCAGCACGGCTGGGGATCCTGGAGCTGCTTCTCGCCGGAGAGTACCAGGTCACCGATATCGCCCTGCTGACGCACTCGGAGATGTCCACCACTTCACAGCGCTTGCGAGTCCTCCTCAACGAGGATCTCGTCACTCGCCGCCGCGACGGCAGGGACATGTTCTACCGGCTGGCGGATTGCCACGTGGAGACCCTGCTAAGAAACGTGCTGGACCACGCAGACCCAGCCGTCACCCTCGATGACGACCCTTAG